One Streptomyces sp. P9-A2 DNA window includes the following coding sequences:
- a CDS encoding phage tail tape measure protein — translation MPRAASVWLDVLPSMSQFRRDLRRDLEEPVRQSAARAGEQGGESMMSGMKAAVAAGAVAVGVAAGALMVKGLETSLAKGKAAATIKGQLDISAQDAKKAGEVAGKLWSSSVTETIEEGAEAVKLVLGTGLVDSSASTKEIGKIATSVTDLAKLFDQDITMATKAAASMVNSGFAKSGTEAVDAMTYGFQNLGVKAEDLAETFNEYSPFMKNFGLDTKDALGLMSQGLDAGAWDTDKIGDSFKELYLRITGGDQAVKDALSSIGLGGSGVMKAIADGGPGARKALDQILDALRMVPDETTKARAVQDLFGGPGEDLGSSLFSLNVDTASKKIGNFSGAAKKAGDSLRSDVGTQFETFKRKGLMVIGDALGTHVLPKLMDFGRFLHSDVLPKVKDFAGFVDTYVVPVIRTLGEMVGGTIRWFKEWGIWLAPLAVLIGGVTLALNAQAIATGFVTAVFSVYRAAILVGTAVTSGFAAAQAMLNAVMALNPFTLIAIALVALGVALVVAWKRSETFRNIVLGVWEAIKAGAMWLWTNGIKPMVDGFMTGVRTLGQWASWLWGVLSPVFSAIATAAKILATVLITIVFTPVYLYVKVMGAIFKWLWSAAIKPVFGWIVAGAKLWWTGVKLYFSALMTGVRAIGAVFKWLWTNGVKPVFGWIVAGAKLWWTGVKLYFGYLMTGIRAVGAVFKWLYNNGVKPAFNSIKSVISTVYNSGIKPVFDRLKTATKSVAGAFDVARGGIKAAWDKVKGIAKAPVKFVIDTVYNNGVVKVWNAVAGKFGAPTLDPITGFARGGVLPGMSSYRDGDDQLVPMRRGEGVAVSEAMRDPYERARLLAVNQAAMRGQSLRPFQGEGFAKGGIFGWVKNAASKGVDLAKSGFDWLKDGIKSSAVAGLNSVVKPLINKISGSASVYRDMVTGIPKKMISSIVSYSGDADKEMEKAGIGGKGFKGALAWARTQAGKRYQWGGNGNPSWDCSGFVSAIESVIRGQSPHRRWATGAFSGATAPGGWVLNKRSPYQIGITNAGVGHTAGTINGVNVESRGGDGVVVGARARSYRDSMFTHRYGFAAKGYADGGKPRPGEVAWVGEQGPELVKFGSGSAEVYNHRDSLRMWEGIGARGFAKGTAATRAKARKEIPGDLTAFTKSLTGSAAAIAKASKELTKDMKAAGIGSKGFIASVTIASKRLQTMATLRDGLGKRIAAARQTADDQRKSAADYLGMSQVGEITDFNGLLASMKTRQADLKAFQAQISGLAKKGLSQNLIGQLVEQGPGGPLIDMLSRASKAQIKQLDSVYVSGTRVATSYGRSIADSMHDAGKDAAKGFLAGLIAQEKEVKAAMAKLGAAAVKAIRSKKGIDARSPSRKGAEAGKDLGAGLVAGMVAAGPSIESAAARLGASAVPAGVVPVTSGASSGGASGGLPSGPLYLVVEDGTVLRAYVSDRVDAGLTDVRRAKRAGSKK, via the coding sequence ATGCCCCGCGCTGCATCCGTGTGGCTGGACGTCCTGCCGTCGATGTCCCAGTTCCGGCGCGACCTGCGCCGGGACCTGGAAGAGCCCGTCCGCCAGTCCGCCGCCCGCGCCGGTGAGCAGGGCGGCGAGTCGATGATGAGCGGGATGAAGGCGGCGGTGGCGGCCGGAGCCGTGGCCGTGGGCGTGGCGGCCGGGGCGCTGATGGTCAAGGGGCTGGAGACGTCCCTGGCCAAGGGCAAGGCCGCCGCCACCATCAAGGGCCAGCTGGACATCTCCGCCCAGGACGCCAAGAAGGCCGGCGAGGTCGCGGGCAAGCTCTGGTCCAGCTCAGTCACGGAGACCATTGAAGAGGGCGCCGAGGCCGTCAAGCTGGTCCTGGGCACCGGCCTGGTCGACTCCTCTGCGTCGACCAAGGAGATCGGGAAGATCGCCACCTCGGTCACCGACCTGGCGAAGCTGTTCGACCAGGACATCACCATGGCCACCAAGGCGGCCGCGTCCATGGTGAACTCCGGCTTCGCCAAGAGCGGCACCGAGGCCGTCGACGCGATGACCTACGGCTTCCAGAACCTCGGGGTGAAGGCCGAGGACCTGGCCGAGACGTTCAACGAGTACAGCCCGTTCATGAAGAACTTCGGCCTGGACACCAAGGACGCGCTCGGGCTGATGTCACAGGGCCTCGACGCGGGCGCCTGGGACACCGACAAGATCGGCGACTCCTTCAAGGAGTTGTACCTGCGCATCACCGGCGGCGACCAGGCGGTGAAGGACGCTCTGTCGTCCATCGGCCTGGGTGGCAGCGGCGTGATGAAGGCGATCGCCGACGGCGGGCCCGGCGCCCGCAAGGCGCTCGACCAGATCCTCGACGCGCTGCGGATGGTGCCCGACGAGACGACCAAGGCCCGCGCGGTCCAGGACCTGTTCGGCGGGCCGGGCGAGGACCTCGGGTCGTCGCTCTTCTCCCTGAATGTCGATACCGCGTCCAAGAAGATCGGCAACTTCTCGGGAGCGGCGAAGAAGGCCGGCGACAGTCTGCGCAGCGACGTCGGCACGCAGTTCGAGACGTTCAAGCGCAAGGGCCTCATGGTGATCGGGGACGCCCTGGGCACGCACGTCCTGCCGAAGCTGATGGACTTCGGCCGCTTCCTGCACTCCGACGTCCTGCCGAAGGTGAAGGACTTCGCCGGGTTCGTCGACACCTACGTCGTGCCGGTGATCAGGACGCTCGGTGAGATGGTGGGTGGCACGATCCGCTGGTTCAAGGAGTGGGGCATCTGGCTGGCCCCGCTCGCTGTCCTGATCGGTGGCGTCACCCTGGCGCTGAACGCGCAGGCCATCGCTACCGGCTTCGTGACGGCCGTCTTCAGCGTCTACCGGGCGGCGATCCTGGTCGGTACCGCGGTCACCTCCGGGTTCGCCGCCGCGCAGGCCATGCTGAACGCGGTCATGGCACTGAACCCCTTCACGTTGATCGCCATCGCGCTGGTCGCCCTGGGTGTCGCCCTGGTCGTCGCCTGGAAGCGCAGCGAGACGTTCCGCAACATCGTGCTGGGCGTCTGGGAGGCCATCAAGGCCGGCGCCATGTGGCTGTGGACCAACGGCATCAAGCCCATGGTCGACGGCTTCATGACCGGCGTGCGCACGCTGGGCCAGTGGGCGTCCTGGCTGTGGGGTGTCCTGTCGCCGGTCTTCTCGGCGATCGCCACGGCCGCGAAGATCCTGGCCACGGTCCTGATCACGATCGTGTTCACGCCGGTCTACCTGTACGTCAAGGTGATGGGCGCGATCTTCAAGTGGCTGTGGTCGGCCGCGATCAAGCCCGTGTTCGGGTGGATCGTCGCCGGGGCGAAGTTGTGGTGGACGGGCGTGAAGCTGTACTTCAGCGCCCTGATGACCGGCGTGCGCGCCATCGGAGCCGTCTTCAAATGGCTCTGGACCAACGGGGTCAAGCCGGTCTTCGGGTGGATCGTCGCCGGGGCGAAGTTGTGGTGGACGGGCGTGAAGCTGTACTTCGGCTACCTGATGACCGGGATCCGGGCGGTCGGAGCGGTCTTCAAGTGGCTCTACAACAACGGCGTGAAGCCCGCGTTCAACTCCATCAAGTCGGTCATCTCGACCGTCTACAACTCCGGCATCAAGCCCGTCTTCGACCGGCTGAAGACGGCGACCAAGTCCGTGGCCGGCGCCTTCGACGTCGCCCGCGGCGGCATCAAAGCGGCCTGGGACAAGGTCAAGGGCATCGCCAAGGCGCCGGTGAAGTTCGTGATCGACACCGTCTACAACAACGGAGTCGTGAAGGTCTGGAACGCGGTTGCCGGGAAGTTCGGCGCCCCCACCCTCGACCCGATCACCGGCTTCGCCCGCGGCGGTGTGCTGCCCGGGATGTCCTCGTACCGCGACGGCGACGACCAGCTCGTGCCGATGCGGCGCGGCGAGGGTGTGGCCGTGTCCGAGGCGATGCGCGACCCGTATGAGCGGGCCCGCCTGCTCGCGGTCAACCAGGCCGCCATGCGCGGCCAGAGCCTGCGCCCGTTCCAGGGCGAGGGGTTCGCCAAGGGCGGCATCTTCGGCTGGGTGAAGAACGCCGCGTCCAAGGGCGTCGACCTGGCGAAGAGTGGGTTCGACTGGCTGAAGGACGGCATCAAGTCCTCCGCTGTGGCCGGTCTGAACTCGGTGGTGAAGCCCCTGATCAACAAGATCTCCGGTTCGGCGTCGGTGTACCGGGACATGGTGACCGGCATCCCGAAGAAGATGATCAGCAGCATCGTCAGCTACTCGGGCGACGCCGACAAGGAGATGGAGAAGGCCGGCATCGGCGGGAAGGGCTTCAAGGGCGCCCTTGCCTGGGCGCGCACCCAGGCGGGCAAGCGGTACCAGTGGGGCGGCAACGGCAACCCCAGCTGGGACTGCAGCGGCTTCGTCAGTGCCATCGAGTCCGTCATCCGGGGCCAGTCCCCGCACCGCCGGTGGGCAACCGGGGCGTTCTCTGGGGCGACCGCGCCCGGCGGCTGGGTGCTGAACAAGCGCTCCCCGTACCAGATCGGCATCACCAACGCGGGCGTCGGGCACACCGCCGGCACCATCAACGGCGTCAACGTCGAGAGCAGGGGCGGCGACGGTGTGGTGGTCGGCGCCCGGGCCCGCTCCTACCGCGACTCGATGTTCACGCACCGGTACGGCTTCGCGGCCAAGGGCTACGCCGACGGCGGCAAACCGAGGCCGGGTGAGGTCGCATGGGTGGGCGAGCAGGGCCCCGAGCTGGTCAAGTTCGGCAGCGGAAGCGCCGAGGTCTACAACCACCGCGACTCGCTGAGGATGTGGGAGGGCATCGGTGCGCGAGGGTTCGCCAAGGGCACCGCGGCCACCAGGGCCAAGGCGCGCAAGGAAATCCCCGGCGACCTGACCGCTTTCACTAAGTCCCTCACCGGGTCTGCGGCCGCCATCGCCAAGGCGTCCAAGGAACTGACGAAGGACATGAAGGCGGCCGGGATCGGCAGCAAGGGCTTCATCGCCTCGGTGACCATCGCGTCCAAGCGGCTGCAGACCATGGCGACGCTGCGCGACGGCCTGGGCAAGCGGATCGCCGCCGCCCGGCAGACCGCCGACGATCAGCGCAAGTCGGCCGCCGACTACCTGGGGATGTCGCAGGTGGGCGAGATCACCGACTTCAACGGCCTGCTGGCTTCCATGAAGACCCGGCAGGCGGACCTGAAGGCCTTCCAGGCCCAGATCTCAGGTCTGGCCAAGAAGGGGCTGAGTCAGAACCTGATCGGCCAGCTGGTGGAGCAGGGCCCCGGGGGCCCCCTGATCGACATGCTCAGCCGGGCCAGCAAGGCGCAGATCAAGCAGCTCGACTCGGTGTACGTGTCCGGGACCAGGGTCGCCACGTCCTACGGCCGCAGCATCGCCGACTCTATGCACGATGCCGGGAAGGACGCCGCCAAGGGCTTCCTGGCCGGTCTCATCGCGCAGGAGAAGGAAGTCAAGGCGGCCATGGCCAAGCTGGGCGCCGCCGCGGTCAAGGCGATCCGCTCGAAGAAGGGTATCGACGCCCGCAGCCCGTCCCGTAAGGGTGCGGAGGCGGGCAAGGACCTGGGGGCCGGGCTGGTCGCCGGGATGGTCGCCGCCGGGCCGTCCATCGAGTCGGCCGCCGCACGGCTGGGCGCATCGGCGGTGCCCGCCGGGGTTGTCCCGGTCACCTCCGGGGCGTCCTCCGGTGGTGCGTCCGGTGGCCTGCCGTCAGGGCCGCTCTACCTGGTGGTGGAGGACGGCACCGTCCTGCGGGCCTACGTGTCCGACCGGGTCGACGCGGGTCTGACCGACGTGCGCCGCGCCAAGCGAGCCGGATCGAAGAAGTGA
- a CDS encoding phage tail tube protein: MPAADFSTIAELRQSLIRKALRYAIFAADTTAAAVAAPFDEGGILQTLPAGYVPVGYTTTDGVTFSGDLSNSDVESGQSSSPTRSDVETDIQTAQWVPQETNAAAVSLYENLPLAGAGALPDLGTATWTWSRPKTPPTLYRRLVFIAEDLNKETGKAIYIVRHFPSALRTGREDEQWTRTAEIARGVTYQAYVDDAAGTDSVAWIDGPGWRDLAEPETP; encoded by the coding sequence ATGCCGGCCGCTGACTTTTCCACCATCGCGGAACTGCGCCAGTCGCTGATCCGCAAGGCACTCCGCTACGCCATCTTCGCGGCCGACACGACCGCGGCCGCGGTGGCCGCGCCGTTCGACGAGGGCGGCATCCTGCAGACCCTGCCCGCCGGCTACGTGCCGGTCGGCTACACCACCACCGACGGCGTGACCTTCTCCGGCGACCTGTCCAACAGTGACGTGGAGTCGGGGCAGTCCTCCTCTCCGACCCGCTCGGATGTGGAGACCGACATCCAGACCGCGCAGTGGGTGCCGCAGGAGACCAACGCGGCCGCGGTCAGTCTCTACGAGAACCTGCCGCTGGCCGGCGCCGGCGCCCTGCCCGACCTCGGCACCGCGACCTGGACCTGGTCGCGGCCGAAGACGCCGCCCACCCTGTACCGGCGCCTGGTGTTCATCGCCGAGGACCTCAACAAGGAAACCGGTAAGGCGATCTACATCGTCCGCCACTTCCCCAGCGCGCTGCGCACGGGACGCGAGGACGAGCAGTGGACGCGCACGGCGGAGATCGCCCGCGGGGTGACGTACCAGGCGTATGTCGACGACGCCGCAGGCACGGACTCCGTCGCCTGGATCGACGGTCCGGGCTGGCGCGACCTGGCGGAGCCCGAGACGCCGTGA
- a CDS encoding major capsid protein: MAVTLVEAAKLSQTQLQRGVIETFVQESSILDRIPLMQIEGNAYAYNEEATLPGVAFRSVNEAYTESTGTFNQKSESLVILGGDADVDRFIVRTRGNLNDQRATQTRMKVKAAAYKFQDTFFNGDVAVDAKSFDGLKKRLTGAQVLDAATNGLGPVAGGHDFFDVLDAAIAQVPGVNGSNGAIYANSAAIARIKSSARRLGGVEMVREALTQKMVATYNGIPLLDPGATAAGTAILPQTETQGTASGTASSIYVVKYGQDEGDQAVTGLTNGGVQVYDLGELQEKPAYRTRIEFYCGLGVFGGKAGARIRGVLNA; the protein is encoded by the coding sequence GTGGCCGTAACCCTTGTCGAGGCGGCGAAGCTGTCTCAGACCCAGCTCCAGCGCGGCGTCATCGAGACGTTCGTGCAGGAGTCGTCCATCCTGGACCGCATCCCGCTGATGCAGATCGAGGGCAACGCCTACGCCTACAACGAGGAGGCCACCCTCCCGGGCGTGGCGTTCCGTTCGGTTAACGAGGCCTACACCGAGTCCACCGGTACGTTCAACCAGAAGTCCGAGTCCCTGGTGATCCTCGGTGGCGACGCCGACGTGGACCGGTTCATCGTCCGCACCCGCGGCAACCTCAACGACCAGCGCGCGACCCAGACCCGGATGAAGGTCAAGGCGGCCGCGTACAAGTTCCAGGACACGTTCTTCAACGGCGACGTGGCCGTGGACGCCAAGAGCTTCGACGGCCTGAAGAAGCGGCTCACCGGGGCGCAGGTCCTCGACGCGGCGACCAACGGCCTGGGCCCGGTCGCCGGCGGCCACGACTTCTTCGACGTCCTGGACGCGGCCATCGCGCAGGTGCCCGGGGTCAACGGCTCCAACGGAGCCATCTACGCCAACAGTGCGGCCATCGCGCGCATCAAGTCGTCCGCGCGGCGCCTGGGTGGCGTGGAGATGGTCCGCGAGGCCCTCACCCAGAAGATGGTCGCCACCTACAACGGCATCCCGCTGCTGGACCCGGGCGCGACCGCGGCCGGCACGGCGATCCTCCCGCAGACCGAGACCCAGGGGACGGCCTCCGGTACGGCGTCGTCCATCTACGTCGTCAAGTACGGGCAGGACGAGGGCGACCAGGCCGTCACCGGGCTGACCAACGGGGGTGTCCAGGTGTACGACCTGGGCGAGCTCCAGGAGAAGCCCGCCTACCGCACCCGCATCGAGTTCTACTGCGGGCTGGGCGTGTTCGGCGGCAAGGCCGGTGCCCGTATCCGCGGCGTCCTGAACGCCTGA
- a CDS encoding VG15 protein — protein MSDAADARYTQVQTLAQAVVARVSAIWSGLDPAHILASLQGDQGAAILDAVVAGQLTAAQGAQAFVAQAMAERAAAARLAAEVAPEAFAGIASDGRPLTTLLFQPAITTFTTLAGGADPRTALLAGMNQMARMVSTQIADTSRAATQVSMVTHRRCIAYVRVVKLPACGRCLILAGRQYSYSTGFKRHPKCDCGMDPIDIERWGEVPSPEKLVAQMTPEEQRKRLGAAAVDALAKGADLAQVVNARRGMQTMTVFGRKVQATTEGSTVRGIAGKRLATDLGADKLPGQRYRRSKSPRLMPEEILRLADDREHQLRLLKKHGYIY, from the coding sequence ATGAGTGACGCTGCGGACGCCCGCTACACGCAGGTGCAGACCCTCGCCCAGGCCGTCGTCGCCCGGGTCTCCGCCATCTGGTCCGGGCTGGACCCGGCGCACATCCTCGCCTCGCTCCAGGGCGACCAGGGCGCGGCGATCCTCGACGCGGTGGTGGCCGGGCAGCTCACCGCGGCGCAGGGTGCGCAGGCGTTCGTGGCGCAGGCCATGGCGGAGCGGGCCGCGGCGGCGCGGCTGGCCGCCGAGGTGGCGCCCGAGGCGTTCGCCGGTATCGCGTCCGACGGCCGTCCGCTGACCACGCTGCTGTTCCAGCCGGCCATCACCACGTTCACGACGCTGGCGGGCGGGGCGGATCCGCGGACCGCGCTGCTGGCGGGGATGAACCAGATGGCGCGGATGGTGTCTACGCAGATCGCCGACACCTCGCGCGCGGCCACCCAGGTGTCGATGGTGACGCACCGCCGGTGCATCGCCTATGTGCGGGTGGTGAAGCTGCCCGCGTGCGGGCGGTGCCTCATCCTCGCCGGCCGCCAGTACTCCTACAGCACGGGCTTCAAGCGGCACCCGAAATGCGACTGCGGCATGGACCCGATCGACATCGAGCGGTGGGGCGAGGTGCCCAGCCCGGAGAAGCTGGTGGCGCAGATGACGCCCGAGGAGCAGCGCAAGCGGCTGGGTGCGGCCGCGGTCGACGCCCTGGCCAAGGGCGCGGACCTGGCGCAGGTCGTCAACGCGCGCCGCGGCATGCAGACGATGACCGTCTTCGGCCGGAAGGTGCAGGCGACCACCGAGGGCTCCACGGTGCGCGGTATCGCCGGCAAGCGGCTGGCCACGGACCTGGGTGCGGACAAGCTGCCCGGCCAGCGCTACCGCCGCTCGAAGTCGCCGCGGCTGATGCCGGAGGAGATTCTCCGGCTGGCCGACGACCGAGAACACCAGCTGCGGCTGCTGAAGAAGCACGGCTACATCTACTGA
- a CDS encoding phage portal protein — translation MAKLRNDGPALADSDSPEEMLDKLTQRMDARKGEENKWNDLYNGEEALLFASPEFEELTGGLFEDFSDNWCRTVPDSCRERLRVTAFQGADGQMDTQAMEAWRRNEADVEIGLALLDSLVVSRSHALVWNPTGEASDITFIPTGEAIVDYAPGTRRVRRAGMRTWSDGSHDFATLFVRGRDGLPPMIYRRQRRTGGTWEPRTIGLRSSERVDFPNPMGEAGAVPLVEIANRARLGGEPESDIKQVASLQRTVNTLWAHLLTGADYMALPQRVVLGMDKPMRDIRDDEGNIVDEEEIPLTKFSRDRLLWLSKQGANIAQFTAADLRNYLVVIEAAVRHIAAQTRTPPHYLLGEMSNIAADALTAAESGLVAKAKDKQTYFGADIRELVRLEALASGDSARAQSLAMGKVIWRDAQYRSEAQYADALTKYKAIGVPDEALWRMIPDVEPEQVEAWIRMRDAQAQAAAQAAAAAFNEFGPKDAGDDLEDDSEAA, via the coding sequence ATGGCGAAGCTCCGCAACGACGGGCCCGCGCTGGCGGACAGCGACTCCCCCGAGGAGATGCTGGACAAGCTGACCCAGCGCATGGACGCCCGCAAGGGTGAAGAGAACAAGTGGAACGACCTGTACAACGGGGAGGAAGCGCTGCTGTTCGCCTCCCCGGAGTTCGAGGAGCTGACCGGCGGCCTGTTCGAGGACTTCTCCGACAACTGGTGCCGCACGGTGCCGGACTCCTGCCGGGAGCGGCTGAGGGTGACCGCATTCCAGGGCGCCGACGGCCAGATGGACACGCAGGCGATGGAGGCGTGGCGGCGCAACGAGGCGGACGTGGAGATCGGCCTGGCGCTGCTGGACTCCCTGGTCGTCTCCCGCTCGCACGCCCTGGTGTGGAACCCCACCGGCGAGGCCTCCGACATCACGTTCATCCCGACCGGTGAGGCGATCGTCGACTACGCCCCGGGCACCCGCCGTGTCCGCCGTGCGGGCATGCGCACCTGGTCCGACGGCTCCCACGACTTCGCCACCCTGTTCGTCCGCGGCCGCGACGGGCTGCCGCCGATGATCTACCGGCGGCAGCGCAGGACCGGCGGCACGTGGGAGCCGCGCACGATCGGCCTGCGGTCCTCGGAACGGGTCGACTTCCCCAACCCGATGGGCGAGGCCGGCGCCGTCCCGCTGGTGGAGATCGCCAACCGGGCCCGCCTCGGTGGCGAGCCGGAGTCGGACATCAAACAGGTGGCCTCGCTCCAGCGCACGGTGAACACCCTGTGGGCGCACCTGCTGACCGGCGCCGACTACATGGCCCTGCCCCAGCGGGTGGTCCTCGGCATGGACAAGCCCATGCGCGACATCCGCGACGACGAGGGCAACATCGTCGACGAGGAAGAGATCCCGCTGACCAAGTTCAGCCGGGACCGGCTGCTGTGGCTGTCCAAGCAGGGCGCCAACATCGCCCAGTTCACCGCCGCCGACCTGCGGAACTACCTGGTGGTGATCGAGGCGGCCGTGCGGCACATCGCCGCGCAGACCAGGACCCCGCCGCACTACCTGCTGGGCGAGATGTCCAACATCGCCGCCGACGCGCTGACCGCGGCGGAGTCCGGTCTGGTCGCCAAGGCCAAGGACAAACAGACCTACTTCGGCGCCGACATCCGCGAGCTCGTGCGGCTCGAGGCCCTCGCCTCCGGGGACAGCGCCCGCGCGCAGTCCCTGGCCATGGGCAAGGTGATCTGGCGCGATGCCCAGTACCGCTCCGAGGCGCAGTACGCGGACGCCCTGACGAAGTACAAGGCGATCGGCGTACCCGATGAGGCGCTGTGGCGGATGATCCCGGACGTGGAGCCGGAGCAGGTGGAGGCCTGGATCCGGATGCGGGACGCGCAGGCGCAGGCCGCCGCGCAGGCCGCCGCGGCCGCGTTCAACGAGTTCGGCCCCAAGGATGCTGGCGACGACCTCGAGGACGACAGCGAGGCGGCATGA
- a CDS encoding terminase large subunit yields the protein MTVSSTERLSLEDLADGLPVPRAALYELGLSDEDIAVALESKPDVVAFHADRQPGAFFSVEAARRAKDAIESFKHTKGRWGGTPLKLMPWQLVWVIAPVFGWLHYNEELQRAVRVIRAAWVEVPRKNGKSTLSSGVALTLLAADREIGPEVYTAGVDREQASRIFSDAKQMAMSSRGGKRAIEPKAAVLVGRRNGGILRALSRVAEAAHGLNVSGGVIDEVHVHKSRDLIEAIETGTGAREQPLILFITTADEGTEFTIYDEKHTYTVRVAENVVEDPAHYGVIWRAGEEDDPFSEATWHKANPGLRYGAPTLKSIQDAARKAQTTPSAFPGFCRLYLNRRMNTKSRWMPMPLWDANEGEVSSERRLKFQDAWGGLDLSAVSDLTAWMLIVKSRQPGIELEMVPHFWVPEERVEELSHELQVPLRDWADAGLLHLTEGDAIDYAAVEDQILKDSRTYRIKRIGYDRMFAGGSLQRIENNPRIGEVVPINQTYLGQSPAVKETERLLRTHALRHDGHKVLRWNAQCAEVIRDGNDNIRLVKPKRGKATARIDGMAALVNAVDGYLRRKQTRDEAATA from the coding sequence ATGACGGTGTCTTCGACTGAACGGCTGTCCCTCGAGGACCTGGCCGACGGCCTGCCGGTGCCGCGGGCCGCGCTGTACGAGCTGGGCCTGAGCGATGAGGACATCGCCGTCGCGCTGGAGTCCAAGCCGGACGTGGTCGCCTTCCACGCGGACCGGCAGCCGGGCGCGTTCTTCTCGGTGGAGGCGGCGCGGCGGGCGAAGGACGCCATCGAGTCGTTCAAGCACACCAAGGGCCGGTGGGGCGGCACGCCGCTGAAGCTGATGCCCTGGCAACTGGTGTGGGTCATCGCCCCCGTCTTCGGCTGGCTGCACTACAACGAGGAACTTCAGCGTGCGGTCCGGGTGATCCGGGCGGCGTGGGTGGAGGTCCCCCGCAAGAACGGCAAGTCCACCCTGTCCTCGGGTGTCGCGTTGACGCTGCTGGCCGCGGACCGGGAGATCGGCCCCGAGGTGTACACGGCGGGCGTCGACCGGGAGCAGGCGTCGCGCATCTTCAGCGACGCGAAGCAGATGGCGATGTCGTCGCGGGGCGGGAAGCGGGCCATCGAGCCGAAGGCCGCGGTGTTGGTCGGCCGGCGCAACGGCGGCATCCTGCGGGCCCTGTCCCGGGTGGCCGAGGCGGCGCACGGCTTGAACGTGTCCGGGGGCGTCATCGACGAGGTCCACGTGCACAAGTCCCGGGACCTGATCGAGGCGATCGAGACGGGCACGGGCGCGCGGGAGCAGCCGCTGATCCTGTTCATCACGACCGCCGACGAGGGCACCGAGTTCACGATCTACGACGAGAAGCACACGTACACGGTGCGTGTCGCGGAGAACGTCGTGGAGGACCCGGCGCACTACGGCGTCATCTGGCGGGCGGGCGAGGAGGACGACCCGTTCTCCGAGGCCACGTGGCACAAGGCGAATCCGGGCCTGCGCTACGGGGCGCCCACGCTGAAGTCGATCCAGGACGCGGCCCGGAAGGCGCAGACGACACCGTCGGCGTTCCCCGGCTTCTGCCGGCTGTACCTGAACCGGCGGATGAACACGAAGTCGCGGTGGATGCCGATGCCGCTGTGGGATGCCAACGAGGGCGAGGTGTCCTCGGAGCGGCGGCTGAAGTTCCAGGACGCGTGGGGCGGGCTGGACCTGTCGGCGGTGTCCGACCTGACGGCGTGGATGCTGATCGTCAAGTCCCGGCAGCCCGGTATCGAGCTGGAGATGGTCCCGCACTTCTGGGTGCCCGAGGAGCGGGTGGAGGAGCTGTCCCACGAGCTTCAGGTGCCGCTGCGCGACTGGGCAGATGCGGGCCTGCTGCACCTGACCGAGGGCGACGCCATCGACTACGCGGCCGTGGAGGACCAGATCCTGAAGGACTCCCGCACGTACCGGATCAAGCGGATCGGATACGACCGGATGTTCGCCGGCGGCTCGCTCCAGCGCATCGAGAACAACCCGCGCATCGGCGAGGTCGTCCCGATCAACCAGACCTACCTGGGCCAGTCGCCGGCCGTGAAGGAGACCGAGCGGCTGTTGCGCACGCACGCGCTGCGGCACGACGGGCACAAGGTGCTGCGCTGGAACGCCCAGTGCGCCGAGGTGATCCGCGACGGCAACGACAACATCCGCCTGGTCAAGCCCAAGCGCGGCAAGGCCACCGCCCGCATCGACGGGATGGCCGCCCTGGTGAACGCCGTGGACGGCTACCTGCGGCGCAAGCAGACGAGAGACGAAGCCGCTACGGCGTGA
- a CDS encoding phage terminase small subunit P27 family — MAVRGAKPKPHLQAVREGTYREDRQSPGVRFAPSDPVEPDWSEHLPGEGEESDRVREHAAAAWARVVPMLVVAAGLTDTQRDTALEYCITWARLVQAERHLSVEGLVVGTERGNVKNPWTTIAHQYRAHFRSLVGELGLSPAAATRLTPPEGGDDDDGVFD; from the coding sequence GTGGCCGTGCGTGGAGCGAAGCCCAAGCCGCACCTTCAGGCCGTGCGCGAGGGAACGTACCGGGAGGACCGGCAGTCGCCCGGGGTGCGGTTCGCCCCGTCGGACCCGGTGGAGCCGGACTGGTCGGAGCACCTGCCCGGGGAGGGCGAGGAGAGCGACCGGGTCCGTGAGCACGCGGCGGCGGCGTGGGCGCGGGTGGTGCCGATGCTGGTGGTGGCGGCCGGCCTGACGGACACGCAGCGGGACACCGCGCTGGAGTACTGCATCACCTGGGCGCGGCTGGTCCAGGCGGAGCGCCACCTGTCGGTAGAGGGCCTGGTCGTGGGGACCGAGCGGGGCAACGTGAAGAACCCGTGGACCACGATCGCCCACCAGTACCGTGCCCACTTCCGGTCCCTGGTCGGCGAGCTGGGCCTGTCGCCGGCGGCGGCTACCCGGCTCACGCCGCCGGAGGGCGGAGACGACGATGACGGTGTCTTCGACTGA